From a single Rhizobium lusitanum genomic region:
- a CDS encoding formate dehydrogenase beta subunit: MTVKIYVPRDAAALSLGAEKVAKAIAQEIASRGLDAQIVRNGSRGMFWLEPLVEVEVDGKRIGYGPVKAKDVPALFDAGLIDGSAPPLCLGEVENLPFLKEQTRLTFARCGIIDPLSLEDYEAHGGLKGLRRAVAMAAADIVKDVTDSGLRGRGGAGFPTGIKWKTVLDAPGTRKYIVCNADEGDSGTFADRMIMEGDPFVLIEGMAISGLATGATKGFVYARSEYPHAIAAMTQAVEIARGAGILGASVLGSGKAFDIEIRTGAGAYVCGEETALLNSLEGKRGIVRAKPPLPAHKGLFDCPTVINNVISLASVPVIMDKGAAFYRDFGMGRSRGTIPLQIAGNVKYGGLYETAFGLSLGDIIDKIGGGTVTGRPVKAVQVGGPLGAYFPRALFDTPFDYESFAAKDGLIGHAGIVVFDDTADMLKQARFAMEFCAVESCGKCTPCRIGSTRGVETADKIARGIEPEKNRVLLADLCNTMKFGSLCALGGFTPYPVMSAMTHFPEDFAPVPLIEAAE, encoded by the coding sequence ATGACGGTGAAGATTTATGTTCCTCGCGATGCGGCGGCTCTTTCGCTCGGCGCCGAGAAGGTAGCCAAGGCTATCGCACAGGAAATCGCCAGCCGTGGCCTGGATGCGCAGATCGTGCGCAACGGTTCGCGCGGCATGTTCTGGCTGGAGCCGCTGGTCGAAGTGGAAGTTGACGGCAAGCGCATCGGCTATGGGCCGGTCAAGGCCAAGGATGTGCCGGCGCTGTTCGATGCCGGATTGATCGATGGCAGCGCGCCTCCGCTCTGTCTTGGGGAGGTCGAAAACCTCCCATTCCTTAAGGAACAAACCCGCCTGACCTTCGCCCGCTGCGGCATCATCGACCCCCTTTCGCTGGAAGATTATGAAGCCCATGGCGGTCTCAAGGGCCTGCGTCGTGCTGTCGCCATGGCTGCGGCCGATATCGTCAAGGACGTTACCGATTCCGGCCTGCGCGGCCGTGGCGGCGCGGGCTTTCCGACCGGTATCAAATGGAAGACGGTGCTCGATGCGCCTGGGACACGCAAATACATCGTCTGCAATGCCGACGAGGGTGACAGCGGTACGTTTGCCGACCGGATGATCATGGAGGGTGATCCCTTCGTCCTCATCGAGGGCATGGCGATATCAGGCCTTGCGACCGGCGCGACCAAGGGCTTCGTCTATGCGCGCTCGGAATATCCGCATGCCATCGCCGCGATGACGCAAGCCGTGGAAATCGCCAGAGGAGCCGGTATTCTCGGAGCCTCCGTGCTTGGCTCCGGTAAGGCCTTCGACATCGAGATCCGCACCGGCGCCGGCGCCTATGTCTGCGGCGAGGAGACGGCGCTGCTCAACAGCCTGGAAGGCAAGCGCGGCATTGTGCGCGCCAAGCCGCCGCTGCCGGCGCATAAGGGCCTGTTCGACTGTCCGACCGTCATCAACAACGTCATCTCGCTCGCCTCCGTGCCCGTGATCATGGACAAGGGCGCTGCCTTCTACCGTGACTTCGGCATGGGCCGCTCGCGCGGTACCATCCCGCTGCAGATCGCGGGCAATGTGAAATATGGCGGCCTCTACGAGACGGCCTTCGGCCTATCGCTCGGCGATATCATCGACAAGATCGGCGGCGGGACAGTGACGGGACGACCGGTGAAGGCGGTGCAGGTCGGCGGCCCGTTGGGCGCGTACTTTCCGCGCGCTTTGTTCGATACGCCGTTCGACTACGAATCCTTCGCGGCCAAGGATGGCCTCATCGGCCATGCCGGCATCGTCGTGTTTGACGATACCGCCGACATGCTGAAGCAGGCGCGTTTCGCGATGGAGTTCTGCGCAGTGGAAAGCTGCGGCAAGTGCACGCCCTGCCGCATCGGCTCGACCCGCGGCGTCGAGACGGCCGACAAGATCGCGCGTGGCATCGAGCCCGAGAAGAACCGGGTCCTGCTTGCCGATCTCTGCAACACGATGAAGTTTGGTTCACTCTGTGCGCTCGGGGGCTTCACGCCCTATCCGGTGATGAGCGCGATGACGCATTTTCCGGAGGATTTCGCTCCGGTCCCTTTGATTGAAGCGGCGGAGTAA
- a CDS encoding formate dehydrogenase subunit gamma, whose translation MKSMEGPLLPILHGIQEEFGYVPQDTLPLIAKALNLSRAEVHGVMTFYHDYRDHPAGRHVLKLCRAEACQSMGADQLAERVKRLLGIDFHQTTLDGSVTLEPVYCLGLCACAPAAMLDSELHGRLDDEGVEDLVREARQ comes from the coding sequence ATGAAATCGATGGAAGGGCCGCTCCTGCCGATCCTGCATGGGATCCAGGAGGAGTTCGGCTATGTGCCGCAGGATACGCTGCCGCTGATCGCCAAGGCCCTGAATTTGTCGCGCGCCGAAGTGCACGGCGTCATGACCTTCTATCATGATTACCGCGATCATCCCGCCGGCCGCCATGTCCTGAAGCTCTGTCGTGCCGAGGCTTGTCAGTCGATGGGTGCCGATCAGTTGGCGGAGCGCGTCAAACGGCTGCTCGGCATCGATTTTCATCAGACGACGCTTGATGGCAGCGTGACGCTGGAGCCGGTCTACTGTCTCGGGCTCTGCGCCTGTGCGCCGGCGGCGATGCTGGACAGCGAGCTGCATGGTCGGCTGGACGACGAAGGTGTGGAAGACCTCGTGAGGGAGGCGCGCCAATGA
- a CDS encoding LysR family transcriptional regulator → MIDKLEFFIALANQKHFGRAAEECGVTQPTLSAAIRQLEDQLGVMLVSRGSRFQGLTPEGQRVLEWARRIVGDTRTMREEMRAAHKGLAGHIRIAAIPTALAMVPKITAPFQERHPDVTFSIISRNSLQVLSLLENLEIDAGITYLENEPLGRVTSVPLYAERYHLITAAGSPLSERASVTWKEVGDLRLCLLTADMQNRRIINRHLAEAGATVRPTLESNSMIVLFSHVQTGRWASIMPKNIADSFGFPSDIHKIPITEPDAEHLVGLVATHREPFTPLVSALLHEARLLAESEKGR, encoded by the coding sequence ATGATCGACAAGCTGGAATTCTTTATCGCGCTTGCCAACCAGAAGCATTTCGGCCGCGCCGCGGAGGAATGCGGGGTGACGCAGCCGACACTGTCGGCGGCGATCAGGCAGCTGGAGGATCAGCTCGGGGTCATGCTCGTCAGTCGCGGCTCACGCTTCCAGGGGTTGACGCCGGAAGGGCAGCGGGTGCTGGAATGGGCGCGGCGCATCGTCGGCGATACCAGGACGATGCGGGAGGAAATGCGGGCGGCGCACAAGGGGCTTGCCGGTCATATCCGCATCGCGGCCATCCCGACGGCGCTTGCCATGGTGCCGAAGATCACGGCGCCGTTTCAGGAACGGCATCCCGACGTCACTTTCTCCATCATCTCGCGCAATTCGCTGCAGGTGCTGAGCCTGCTCGAAAATCTAGAGATCGATGCCGGCATCACCTACCTGGAGAACGAACCGCTCGGCAGGGTTACCAGCGTGCCGCTTTACGCCGAGCGCTATCATCTGATCACGGCGGCGGGCAGTCCGCTCTCCGAGCGCGCAAGCGTGACCTGGAAGGAAGTCGGCGATCTTCGGCTTTGTCTATTGACTGCAGACATGCAGAACCGCCGGATCATCAACCGCCATCTCGCCGAAGCCGGCGCGACGGTGCGACCGACGCTGGAATCCAATTCGATGATCGTGTTGTTTTCCCATGTCCAGACGGGACGCTGGGCGAGCATCATGCCGAAGAATATCGCCGATTCCTTTGGTTTTCCCTCCGATATTCACAAGATCCCGATCACCGAACCGGATGCCGAACATCTCGTCGGCCTGGTCGCTACCCATCGTGAGCCGTTCACGCCGCTCGTCTCGGCCTTGTTGCACGAGGCGCGATTGCTCGCGGAAAGTGAGAAAGGTCGATAG
- a CDS encoding NmrA family NAD(P)-binding protein, translated as MFAITGITGKVGGEVARTLLAAGQAVRAVLRDDAKAAGWKAQGCEIDLADIEDQTALAAAFAGAEGVFILPPSEFDPEPGFPEARKVIDAIVAALTAARPLKVVCLSTIGADATHENLLTQRQLLETALSDIAIPVTFLRPAWFMENAMWDVATARDQGILQSFLQPADKAFPMVATRDVGRLAAELLQQSWIGTRVVELEGPERVSPDDLASAFGAVLNRSVSVETIPRETWEGLFRSQGMKNPGPRARMLDGFNESWIEFADQGRSSTKGSTPLIEVISALVAQNNNSNE; from the coding sequence ATGTTTGCAATCACCGGAATAACCGGCAAGGTTGGCGGTGAAGTCGCCCGCACACTTCTCGCAGCCGGACAGGCTGTCCGTGCCGTTTTGCGCGACGATGCGAAGGCCGCAGGTTGGAAGGCACAGGGCTGTGAAATTGACTTGGCCGACATCGAAGACCAGACCGCGCTTGCCGCGGCCTTCGCCGGTGCTGAGGGTGTCTTCATTCTGCCTCCATCTGAGTTCGATCCTGAACCAGGTTTTCCCGAGGCCAGAAAGGTAATCGATGCGATCGTGGCCGCACTGACGGCTGCCCGCCCATTAAAGGTCGTCTGCCTTTCGACTATCGGCGCTGACGCAACGCACGAAAACTTGCTGACACAACGCCAACTGCTGGAGACGGCTCTCTCCGACATCGCCATCCCAGTCACCTTTTTGCGGCCTGCCTGGTTCATGGAGAATGCGATGTGGGATGTCGCTACGGCACGGGACCAGGGTATTCTCCAGAGCTTCCTGCAGCCTGCCGACAAAGCCTTCCCGATGGTCGCCACCAGGGACGTCGGCCGCCTTGCTGCTGAACTGCTCCAGCAAAGCTGGATTGGAACGCGGGTAGTCGAATTGGAAGGACCGGAACGAGTGTCGCCAGATGATCTGGCATCAGCATTCGGCGCAGTTCTGAATCGGTCAGTTAGCGTTGAGACCATACCCCGAGAAACGTGGGAGGGCCTGTTTCGGTCACAAGGAATGAAAAATCCTGGGCCGCGAGCCCGCATGCTCGATGGCTTCAACGAGAGCTGGATTGAATTTGCCGATCAAGGGCGCTCGTCGACCAAGGGGTCCACACCCCTTATCGAGGTGATTTCTGCGCTCGTTGCCCAGAACAATAATAGCAACGAATAG
- a CDS encoding LysR family transcriptional regulator, with translation MAFDARLLTGVGVFAAVAEAGNFAKAAKILGLTPSGVSRSIARLEARIGVRLFDRNSRVVTLTEEGRRFHARAMPLLAGLEEATVDASGASMVVSGRLRVSIDPWFARMVVAPRLPEFMARYPKLFVELTSTNYREDMMLGVDVAVRFGSPDVASLIVRKLLETPVITCAAPSYIKRCGEPKTPHDLVHHEVLLFRDPQTGRPFQWQFQRGAEIVEVEVAGRVMMDDPTVALEACLAGQGVFQSLAVGLAPWLSRGDIVQILPSWCEEKFPLYAYHPSRALPPAKVTAFLNFIQAIAGAEDRRDAPT, from the coding sequence GTGGCTTTCGATGCGCGACTGTTAACAGGTGTGGGCGTCTTCGCTGCGGTCGCAGAGGCCGGCAACTTTGCCAAGGCTGCAAAGATATTGGGACTAACACCCTCGGGTGTTAGTCGGTCGATAGCTCGCCTCGAAGCACGCATCGGCGTGAGGCTATTCGATCGAAATTCTCGCGTCGTGACCCTTACGGAAGAAGGCCGCCGATTTCACGCGCGAGCCATGCCTTTACTTGCCGGTTTGGAGGAGGCAACGGTAGACGCATCTGGTGCATCCATGGTCGTTAGTGGTCGGCTGCGGGTATCGATTGATCCCTGGTTTGCGCGGATGGTGGTAGCTCCGCGCCTACCCGAATTCATGGCGAGATATCCCAAGCTGTTTGTCGAATTGACGAGCACCAATTACCGCGAAGACATGATGTTGGGTGTCGACGTCGCGGTTCGTTTTGGGAGCCCCGACGTTGCGTCTTTGATCGTTCGAAAGCTACTCGAGACACCTGTCATTACGTGCGCTGCACCAAGCTATATCAAACGGTGTGGAGAACCAAAAACACCGCATGATCTAGTTCATCACGAGGTTCTTTTGTTTCGCGACCCACAAACAGGGCGGCCTTTTCAATGGCAATTTCAGCGTGGCGCGGAAATTGTCGAGGTTGAGGTTGCTGGCCGTGTAATGATGGACGACCCCACTGTTGCGCTAGAAGCTTGCCTTGCAGGTCAAGGGGTATTCCAGAGTCTGGCGGTTGGTCTCGCCCCTTGGCTATCCCGCGGGGACATTGTGCAGATTCTACCCAGTTGGTGTGAAGAGAAATTTCCGCTTTACGCTTACCATCCGTCGCGGGCGTTGCCGCCAGCAAAGGTCACGGCGTTCTTAAATTTCATTCAAGCAATAGCAGGTGCGGAGGATCGGCGCGATGCGCCAACGTGA
- a CDS encoding DUF3088 domain-containing protein, with protein sequence MTRDKLFLLFSDWEDPAYPGRRFYCEHCALMEGVLALFPALAQRLDVERIAWPRPRLPVVALVGEEHQSLPLLVLADGETSQYQTGLFQGRAFISDKDKILAALAERHGFPEPHP encoded by the coding sequence ATGACCCGCGACAAACTCTTTTTGTTGTTCTCCGACTGGGAAGATCCCGCTTATCCCGGTCGGCGTTTCTATTGCGAGCATTGTGCCTTGATGGAAGGCGTCCTGGCGTTATTTCCCGCGTTGGCGCAACGGCTTGATGTCGAGCGGATTGCCTGGCCGAGACCAAGGCTTCCCGTTGTCGCGCTGGTTGGGGAGGAACATCAGTCCCTGCCATTGCTGGTACTGGCGGATGGTGAAACGTCGCAATATCAAACAGGCCTGTTTCAGGGCCGAGCCTTCATATCCGACAAGGATAAAATCCTTGCCGCACTTGCGGAGCGTCACGGGTTTCCCGAGCCTCATCCCTGA
- a CDS encoding ArsR/SmtB family transcription factor, with protein MSLSPPLGGIAEHNVEELNAKARRASVLLKALSHETRLIILFMLAKQEKTVMEIEAILGLQQAVVSQHLARLRLEKLVETRREGRLVYYAVAGTEIRDVVESLREVFCSLD; from the coding sequence ATGTCGTTGTCTCCACCGCTTGGCGGTATTGCGGAGCATAATGTTGAAGAACTGAACGCGAAGGCCAGAAGGGCGAGCGTCCTGTTGAAGGCTCTGTCGCACGAGACACGGCTGATCATTCTCTTCATGCTGGCCAAGCAGGAAAAGACCGTGATGGAGATCGAGGCTATTCTTGGTTTGCAGCAGGCGGTGGTGTCGCAACATCTGGCCCGGCTACGGCTGGAAAAGTTGGTCGAAACGCGGCGCGAGGGCCGGCTTGTCTATTACGCTGTTGCCGGTACCGAAATCCGTGATGTGGTCGAGTCGCTAAGAGAGGTCTTCTGCAGTCTCGACTGA
- a CDS encoding SDR family NAD(P)-dependent oxidoreductase — translation MFHPKLFENRNVVITGAGRGIGLEVARQFLDCGARVLVHIGRDGNRELPDFLLEAELDRRAFLVPADFSNENGTKDFAAAAAGVFDRVDVLVNNAGTMLGRFPAGELTDEQYGRIVQLNQTSVVEVTRALLPLLRTAGQAAIVNTVSISALTGGSPGSAIYSASKAFVATYSKALARELAPDGIRVNCVSPGTIATDFHERYSSKEKLEQTRRSIPLQRLGTAEDCAPTYLFLAAPTLSGYITGQVIEINGGQLIC, via the coding sequence ATGTTTCATCCGAAGCTATTCGAAAATCGCAACGTCGTGATCACCGGCGCTGGCCGCGGCATCGGGCTGGAGGTGGCGCGTCAGTTTCTCGATTGCGGCGCGCGCGTGCTCGTCCATATCGGTCGGGATGGCAACCGCGAGCTGCCGGATTTTCTGCTGGAAGCCGAACTCGACCGCCGCGCTTTTCTCGTTCCGGCCGACTTTAGCAATGAGAACGGCACGAAGGACTTTGCCGCCGCGGCTGCCGGCGTGTTCGATCGGGTCGATGTGCTGGTCAACAATGCCGGCACCATGCTTGGCCGCTTTCCCGCCGGCGAATTGACCGACGAGCAATATGGCCGGATCGTCCAGCTCAACCAGACCTCCGTCGTTGAGGTGACAAGGGCGCTGCTGCCGCTGCTGAGAACTGCGGGGCAGGCGGCGATCGTCAATACGGTATCGATCTCGGCGCTCACCGGCGGCAGCCCCGGATCGGCGATCTATTCCGCCTCCAAAGCCTTCGTCGCCACCTATTCGAAAGCGCTGGCGCGGGAGTTGGCGCCTGATGGTATCCGGGTGAATTGCGTGTCGCCGGGCACCATCGCCACCGATTTCCACGAGCGCTATTCCTCGAAGGAGAAGCTCGAGCAGACGCGCCGGTCGATCCCGCTGCAACGCCTGGGAACCGCCGAGGATTGCGCGCCCACCTATCTCTTCCTGGCCGCGCCGACCTTATCCGGCTACATCACCGGACAGGTGATCGAGATCAATGGCGGTCAGCTTATCTGCTGA
- a CDS encoding DeoR/GlpR family DNA-binding transcription regulator, with amino-acid sequence MFLSGRQTEILEIAKTEGRVLVEELASRFSVTPQTIRKDLNDLCDGRVLSRVHGGAIFPGGTENVKYDARRSIAAPEKQAIGRAAAGLIPNNSSLFINIGTTTEAVGEALLGHHELMVITNNINVANKLRIFPSIEVVIAGGVVRGSDGGIVGEAAVDFIRQFKVDFAVIGTSAIDADGALLDFDFREVKVAQAIIANARHVILVADSTKFERTAPVRIGHLSQVHTFVTDECRVESVRIAAAEHGVRLIETERRQS; translated from the coding sequence ATGTTCCTATCGGGACGGCAGACAGAGATTCTGGAAATCGCCAAGACTGAGGGGCGCGTACTGGTGGAGGAGCTGGCGTCGCGTTTCTCCGTGACGCCGCAGACCATCCGCAAGGACCTGAACGATCTCTGCGACGGCCGCGTTTTATCGCGCGTCCACGGCGGCGCAATCTTTCCGGGCGGCACGGAAAACGTCAAATACGATGCACGCCGCTCCATCGCCGCCCCGGAAAAGCAGGCGATCGGCCGGGCCGCTGCCGGTCTCATCCCCAATAACAGCTCGCTTTTCATCAATATCGGCACCACGACGGAAGCAGTCGGCGAGGCTCTTCTCGGCCATCACGAATTGATGGTCATTACCAACAACATCAATGTTGCCAATAAGTTACGGATTTTCCCCTCGATCGAGGTGGTCATCGCCGGCGGCGTCGTGCGCGGCTCGGACGGCGGCATCGTCGGTGAAGCGGCGGTCGATTTCATCCGGCAATTCAAGGTGGACTTTGCCGTCATCGGCACCTCGGCCATCGATGCCGACGGCGCGCTTCTCGATTTCGATTTCCGTGAAGTGAAAGTGGCGCAGGCGATCATCGCCAATGCCCGCCATGTCATACTGGTCGCCGACAGCACCAAGTTCGAACGCACCGCCCCGGTGCGCATCGGCCATCTGTCGCAGGTCCACACCTTCGTCACCGATGAATGTCGGGTCGAATCCGTGCGTATCGCCGCCGCCGAACACGGCGTTCGCCTGATCGAGACCGAGCGCCGACAGAGTTGA
- the glpD gene encoding glycerol-3-phosphate dehydrogenase, translating to MSEQIHDIFVIGGGINGCGIARDAVGRGYKVALAEMNDFASGTSSGATKLIHGGLRYLEHYEFRLVRESLMEREVLWAMAPHIIWPMRFVLPYHKGGIRPAWLIRLGLFLYDHLGGRKLLPATATLDMKTDPAGKPLKSLFTKAFEYSDGWVDDARMVVLNARDAADRGATIMPRTKVTSARRDGALWTIETEDTVTGEKRLFKSRMLINAAGPWVDHVLSDAFGTNQAHNVRLVQGSHIVVRKKFDDPRAYFFQNPDNRIIFAIPYEQDFTLIGTTDRDYKDDPKDVRISEEETTYLCNAASEYFKEPVRPEDIVWTYSAVRPLYDDGATKAQEATRDYVLKVEGAEGQAPLLNVFGGKLTTYRRLSEHALEKIGEAIGLKGTPWTAKSSLPGGDFPAKGYEAEVVKLKARYPFLTDPHARRLVRRYGTRAIMILGNAKALTDLGRSFGSDLYEAEVRYLMAHEWAYTAADVLWRRSKKGLYLSKDQAAALDDYMAGTRVHA from the coding sequence GTGAGCGAGCAGATCCACGACATTTTCGTCATTGGTGGCGGCATCAACGGCTGCGGCATAGCCCGTGATGCCGTCGGGCGCGGCTATAAGGTTGCGCTTGCCGAAATGAACGATTTCGCCTCCGGCACATCGTCCGGCGCCACCAAGCTGATCCATGGCGGCCTGCGCTATCTCGAGCACTACGAATTCCGCCTGGTGCGCGAATCGCTGATGGAGCGCGAAGTGCTCTGGGCGATGGCGCCGCACATCATCTGGCCGATGCGCTTCGTGTTGCCTTATCATAAGGGCGGCATCCGTCCGGCGTGGCTCATCCGCCTCGGCCTTTTCCTTTACGACCATCTCGGCGGCCGCAAGTTGCTTCCGGCGACGGCGACGCTCGACATGAAGACCGACCCGGCGGGAAAGCCGCTGAAGTCGCTGTTCACCAAGGCTTTCGAATATTCCGACGGCTGGGTGGATGACGCCCGCATGGTCGTGCTCAACGCTCGCGACGCCGCCGATCGCGGCGCCACGATCATGCCGCGCACCAAGGTCACATCGGCCCGCCGCGACGGCGCCCTCTGGACGATCGAAACTGAGGATACCGTCACCGGCGAGAAGCGCCTCTTCAAGTCGCGCATGCTGATCAATGCCGCCGGCCCCTGGGTCGATCATGTTCTCTCCGACGCCTTCGGCACCAACCAGGCGCACAATGTTCGTCTGGTGCAGGGCAGCCACATCGTCGTCCGCAAAAAATTCGACGATCCGCGCGCCTATTTCTTCCAGAACCCGGACAATCGCATCATTTTCGCCATCCCCTACGAACAGGATTTCACCCTGATCGGCACGACGGATCGCGACTATAAGGACGATCCGAAGGATGTGAGGATTTCCGAAGAGGAAACCACCTATCTCTGCAATGCCGCCAGCGAATATTTCAAGGAGCCGGTGCGCCCCGAGGATATCGTCTGGACCTATTCCGCCGTGCGCCCGCTCTATGACGACGGCGCCACCAAGGCGCAGGAAGCAACGCGCGACTATGTGCTGAAGGTCGAGGGTGCCGAAGGTCAGGCACCGCTGCTCAACGTCTTCGGTGGCAAGCTCACCACCTATCGCCGCCTGAGCGAGCATGCGCTGGAAAAGATCGGCGAAGCCATCGGCCTCAAGGGTACGCCATGGACGGCCAAGAGCTCTCTACCCGGCGGTGATTTCCCGGCTAAGGGTTATGAAGCCGAAGTCGTCAAGCTGAAAGCGCGTTATCCTTTCCTCACCGATCCGCACGCCCGCCGGCTGGTACGCCGCTACGGCACCCGCGCCATCATGATCCTCGGCAACGCCAAAGCCCTGACCGATCTCGGCCGCAGCTTCGGCAGCGATCTTTACGAGGCGGAAGTGCGCTATCTGATGGCGCATGAATGGGCCTATACCGCCGCCGATGTCCTCTGGCGCCGTTCGAAGAAGGGCCTTTACCTCTCAAAGGATCAGGCCGCCGCGCTGGACGACTACATGGCCGGCACGCGGGTCCACGCATAG
- the soxR gene encoding redox-sensitive transcriptional activator SoxR, protein MGKIDSDAFSRLLTVGEVAARSGVAVSALHFYEAKGLIESHRSRGNQRRYAREVLRRVAVIKVAQRVGIPLAEIQAALDTLPQSRTPTGADWRELSAKWKNDLDARIRRLQGLRDQLDGCIGCGCLSMQSCPLRNPWDVLAEQGPGPRLLDPEG, encoded by the coding sequence ATGGGAAAAATAGACTCCGATGCATTTTCCAGATTGCTGACGGTGGGCGAGGTGGCGGCGCGCAGCGGCGTTGCGGTCTCGGCGCTGCATTTCTATGAGGCGAAGGGGCTGATCGAGAGCCACCGCAGCCGGGGTAACCAGAGGCGTTACGCCCGCGAGGTGCTGCGCCGCGTGGCGGTGATCAAAGTGGCGCAACGCGTGGGAATCCCGCTTGCCGAGATCCAGGCGGCGCTCGACACGCTGCCGCAAAGCCGGACGCCGACCGGCGCCGATTGGCGGGAGCTGTCGGCGAAATGGAAGAACGATCTGGATGCGCGGATCAGGCGGCTGCAAGGCCTGCGCGACCAGCTCGACGGCTGCATCGGCTGCGGCTGTCTTTCGATGCAGAGCTGTCCACTGCGCAATCCCTGGGACGTGCTGGCAGAGCAAGGGCCGGGGCCGAGGTTGCTCGATCCCGAAGGCTAA
- a CDS encoding NADPH-dependent FMN reductase — MTEPTRLAILYGSTRKGRLCDRVVNWVVRELAHYPLIDIDIIDPLDFGLPVHHDGEHPAVAALAARLSDADAFIVVTPEYNHSFTGSLKFVLDLVYEPWQGKPVAFVSYGGISGGLRAVEQLRLVFAELHAVTVRDTVSFANPWGRFAEDGSLENPIEARQSLVRMIARLHWWSAALKPARETRPYRSVAA, encoded by the coding sequence ATGACTGAACCCACCCGCCTGGCAATCCTCTACGGCAGCACCCGCAAGGGCCGGCTATGCGACCGCGTGGTCAATTGGGTCGTCCGGGAACTGGCGCACTATCCGCTTATCGACATCGATATCATCGATCCGCTCGATTTCGGCCTGCCGGTTCACCATGACGGCGAGCATCCGGCGGTGGCGGCCCTTGCCGCACGTCTCTCGGACGCCGATGCCTTCATCGTCGTCACCCCGGAATATAATCACAGCTTTACAGGCTCGCTGAAATTCGTTCTCGATCTCGTCTACGAACCATGGCAGGGCAAGCCGGTCGCCTTCGTTTCCTATGGTGGCATTTCCGGCGGGCTGCGCGCGGTCGAGCAATTGCGGCTGGTCTTTGCGGAGCTGCATGCGGTCACGGTGCGCGACACCGTCAGCTTCGCCAATCCCTGGGGCCGGTTTGCCGAAGACGGTTCTCTCGAAAACCCGATCGAGGCACGGCAATCGCTGGTGCGGATGATAGCGCGACTGCATTGGTGGAGCGCGGCATTGAAGCCCGCCCGGGAGACACGCCCCTATCGCTCCGTCGCCGCCTGA